The Zingiber officinale cultivar Zhangliang chromosome 9A, Zo_v1.1, whole genome shotgun sequence genome window below encodes:
- the LOC122021773 gene encoding copper transporter 6-like, translating to MDHGGGGMGGGGMTMNSTTTHYTAMTFFWGKNSEILFAGWPGTHGGMYALALITVFLLGLLVEWLDTLRLFHPPPAGKVCGGGGGGVTAGLGHTILHALRVGTAYLLMLAVMSFNGGVFIVAVTGRALGFLLFTRPALLKEATDCCP from the coding sequence ATGGATCACGGTGGCGGCGGAATGGGCGGCGGCGGGATGACCATGAACAGCACCACGACGCACTACACGGCCATGACCTTCTTCTGGGGGAAGAACTCCGAGATCCTGTTCGCCGGCTGGCCCGGCACGCACGGCGGCATGTACGCCCTCGCGCTCATCACCGTCTTCCTCCTCGGCCTCCTTGTCGAGTGGCTCGACACCCTCCGCCTCTTCCACCCTCCGCCGGCCGGAAAAGtatgcggcggcggcggcggcggcgtcacGGCGGGGCTCGGCCACACCATCCTCCACGCCCTCCGCGTCGGCACCGCCTACCTCCTCATGCTCGCCGTCATGTCCTTCAACGGCGGAGTCTTCATCGTCGCCGTCACTGGCCGCGCCCTCGGGTTCCTGCTTTTCACCCGCCCGGCGCTTCTGAAGGAAGCAACGGATTGTTGTCCATGA
- the LOC122019137 gene encoding glutathione S-transferase T3-like has translation MSHPYFTPSAVHGYGTPHTTGMSFTPSMSNEPATLIFVPETQLSDRESPIEVVNLEKAVSNAEGTKKRSSWTKVEDEVLVRSFVTISDDPIIDNDQKADAFWGRVASYYNENLPLSSNTRSTNVIRSHWHNTIQKKVYRFNANYNSIYSSYRSGHSDEDILRFVYEKYLSENNGVAFNLEHVWRIVKDRPMFTPQSADHFVETKKTRPQSQEQASPPPTKM, from the coding sequence ATGAGTCATCCGTATTTCACGCCGTCGGCTGTTCATGGATATGGTACCCCGCACACAACTGGTATGTCTTTCACTCCTTCGATGTCGAATGAACCTGCAACTCTGATTTTTGTCCCGGAGACTCAACTTTCCGACCGTGAATCCCCAATTGAGGTGGTTAATTTAGAAAAGGCGGTTTCAAATGCTGAGGGTACAAAAAAGCGTTCAAGTTGGACAAAGGTTGAAGACGAGGTCTTAGTGAGAAGTTTTGTCACTATCAGTGATGATCCAATAATCGACAATGATCAAAAGGCGGATGCTTTTTGGGGACGGGTTGCAAGCTACTACAATGAGAATCTTCCCCTAAGTTCAAACACCAGAAGTACAAATGTTATACGGTCACATTGGcacaatacaatccaaaagaagGTATATCGATTCAACGCAAATTACAATAGTATTTATAGTTCATATCGAAGTGGTCACAGTGATGAAGATATATTGAGGTTTGTGTACGAAAAATATTTATCCGAAAATAATGGTGTTGCATTCAATCTCGAACATGTGTGGAGAATTGTCAAAGACCGCCCAATGTTTACTCCACAGTCCGCTGATCACTTTGTGGAGACAAAGAAGACGAGGCCTCAGAGTCAGGAGCAAGCATCACCTCCTCCAACCAAGATGTGA